From the Rhodoferax mekongensis genome, one window contains:
- a CDS encoding acetyl/propionyl/methylcrotonyl-CoA carboxylase subunit alpha → MFTKILIANRGEIACRVIATAKKMGIKTVAVYSDADKEARHVALADEAVNIGPAPSRESYLQAEKIIAACKQTGAQAVHPGYGFLSENEAFAKRCEDEGIAFIGPKAHSIAAMGDKIASKKLANEAKVNTIPGYNDAISGPEQAVEIAKGIGYPVMIKASAGGGGKGLRVAFNDKEAFEGFASCQNEARNSFGDDRIFIEKFVQEPRHIEIQVLGDSHGNVIYLNERECSIQRRHQKVIEEAPSPFISDATRKAMGEQAVQLAKAVKYQSAGTVEFVVGKDQDFYFLEMNTRLQVEHPVTECITGLDLVELMIRVAAGEKLPLTQADVKRDGWAIECRINAEDPFRNFLPSTGRLVRFAPPEQTMWQGDTEHLQGVRVDTGVQDGGEIPMFYDSMIAKLIVHGKDRNDAIAKMREALNGFVIRGVSSNIPFQAALLAHPKFVSGDFNTGFIAENYGKGFFAEDVPHDDAAFLTALAAFVRRKSRERAAGMSGQLPGYAVDAGKDYVVVTLDAAGNNRYTAVHVDEFEGETGSAQVRVGASSYVIRSKSRLNDIAITGTMNGKAFTAQVERGTPKNPLALRVQHNGTRIDALVMSPRMAELHKLMPHKAPPDMSRYVLSPMPGLLVDVAVVPGQKVQAGERVAVIEAMKMENVLFAAADGVVGKVLAAKGESLSVDQAIVEFV, encoded by the coding sequence ATGTTCACCAAAATCCTGATTGCCAACCGTGGCGAAATTGCCTGCCGCGTCATTGCTACCGCCAAGAAAATGGGCATCAAGACGGTTGCCGTCTACTCCGATGCCGACAAGGAAGCCCGCCACGTAGCGCTGGCGGATGAGGCCGTCAACATCGGCCCCGCACCCAGCCGCGAGAGCTATCTACAAGCCGAGAAAATCATTGCCGCTTGCAAACAAACCGGCGCACAAGCCGTGCACCCCGGCTACGGCTTCTTGAGCGAGAACGAAGCCTTTGCCAAGCGCTGCGAAGACGAAGGTATTGCCTTCATCGGCCCCAAAGCGCATTCCATTGCCGCCATGGGCGACAAGATTGCCTCCAAGAAACTGGCCAACGAGGCCAAGGTCAACACCATTCCGGGCTACAACGACGCGATCAGCGGCCCTGAGCAGGCAGTTGAAATCGCCAAGGGCATCGGCTACCCCGTGATGATCAAGGCCTCGGCCGGCGGCGGCGGCAAGGGCTTGCGCGTGGCCTTCAACGACAAAGAGGCGTTTGAAGGCTTTGCCAGCTGCCAGAACGAAGCCCGCAACAGCTTTGGCGACGACCGCATCTTCATCGAGAAGTTTGTGCAGGAGCCCCGCCACATCGAGATCCAGGTGCTGGGCGACAGCCATGGCAACGTGATCTATTTGAATGAGCGCGAGTGCTCCATCCAGCGCCGCCACCAGAAGGTGATTGAAGAGGCGCCAAGCCCCTTCATCAGCGACGCCACCCGCAAAGCCATGGGCGAGCAGGCCGTGCAACTGGCCAAGGCCGTGAAGTACCAGAGCGCCGGAACCGTGGAGTTTGTGGTCGGCAAGGACCAGGATTTCTATTTCTTGGAAATGAACACCCGCCTGCAGGTGGAGCACCCGGTGACCGAGTGCATCACCGGCCTGGATTTGGTGGAGCTGATGATCCGCGTTGCCGCGGGCGAAAAGTTGCCGCTCACACAAGCCGACGTGAAGCGCGACGGATGGGCCATTGAGTGCCGCATCAACGCCGAAGACCCGTTTCGCAACTTCCTGCCATCCACCGGCCGCCTGGTGCGATTTGCACCGCCAGAGCAAACCATGTGGCAGGGCGACACCGAGCACTTGCAAGGCGTGCGCGTGGACACCGGTGTGCAGGACGGCGGCGAGATACCCATGTTCTACGACTCGATGATTGCCAAGCTCATCGTGCACGGCAAGGACCGCAATGACGCGATTGCCAAGATGCGTGAGGCTCTTAACGGCTTTGTGATCCGCGGTGTGTCCAGCAACATTCCGTTCCAGGCCGCGTTGTTGGCCCACCCCAAGTTCGTGAGTGGGGATTTCAACACCGGCTTTATTGCCGAGAACTACGGCAAGGGCTTCTTTGCCGAAGACGTGCCGCATGACGACGCAGCTTTCCTCACTGCGCTGGCCGCCTTTGTGCGCCGCAAGTCGCGCGAGCGCGCAGCGGGCATGTCCGGTCAGTTGCCGGGCTACGCCGTGGACGCAGGCAAAGACTATGTGGTGGTCACGCTGGATGCCGCCGGCAATAACCGCTACACCGCTGTGCATGTGGATGAGTTTGAAGGCGAAACCGGCTCAGCCCAAGTGCGCGTGGGCGCAAGCAGCTATGTTATTCGTAGCAAGTCGCGTCTGAACGACATCGCCATCACCGGCACGATGAACGGCAAAGCCTTCACCGCCCAGGTGGAGCGCGGTACCCCCAAGAACCCGCTGGCCCTGCGCGTGCAGCACAACGGCACCCGTATCGATGCGCTGGTCATGTCCCCCCGCATGGCCGAACTGCACAAGCTGATGCCGCACAAGGCACCGCCCGACATGAGTCGCTACGTGCTCTCGCCCATGCCCGGCTTGTTGGTCGATGTAGCAGTGGTGCCCGGCCAGAAGGTGCAGGCCGGTGAGCGAGTGGCCGTGATCGAAGCCATGAAGATGGAAAACGTGCTGTTTGCCGCCGCCGATGGTGTGGTGGGCAAGGTGCTGGCCGCTAAAGGCGAGAGCCTGTCGGTCGATCAGGCGATTGTGGAGTTCGTATGA
- a CDS encoding VOC family protein: MTAAEVKRPFKVLGIQQIAIGGPDKKRLQTLWVDMLGLEVTGTFQSEKENVDEDICAMGSGPYKVEVDLMQPMDPDKKPAVHTTPLNHVGLWIDNLPVAVEWLTAKGVRFAPGGIRKGAAGYDITFLHPKSNDEFPIAGEGVLIELVQAPPDVIAALG, encoded by the coding sequence ATGACCGCTGCCGAAGTCAAACGCCCCTTCAAGGTCTTGGGCATCCAGCAGATCGCCATTGGAGGCCCCGACAAAAAGCGCCTGCAAACCCTGTGGGTGGACATGCTGGGGCTGGAGGTTACGGGTACCTTCCAAAGCGAGAAGGAAAACGTTGACGAGGACATCTGCGCCATGGGCTCCGGCCCCTACAAGGTGGAAGTCGATCTCATGCAGCCCATGGACCCGGACAAGAAGCCTGCAGTGCACACCACGCCTTTGAACCATGTGGGTCTGTGGATCGACAACCTGCCGGTGGCGGTGGAGTGGCTCACTGCCAAAGGCGTGCGATTTGCACCCGGCGGTATCCGCAAAGGGGCAGCCGGCTACGACATCACCTTTTTGCATCCCAAAAGCAATGACGAATTCCCGATTGCCGGGGAGGGCGTGTTGATCGAATTGGTGCAGGCCCCGCCGGATGTGATCGCCGCTTTGGGCTGA
- a CDS encoding methyl-accepting chemotaxis protein codes for MSFVKLLGPGMWAMRKMRFGVKLALLALIVLIPLVFIVYQQVKTVYASILITKSEIAGTTVLTDITELARLVQAHRGQTNMKLLGGDSVVVPIDKTRSALTEAAARVNGHTELLPADWAQTKGRLDGLFANLAGKSVSESFSMHSALVAELIKTSYQVADASGLLYDPDPAAFLQMELIVYRLIPLREAVGIVRGTGAGLLSEETLDEKGLGRIQTLLDSLLEKRREVELPVSLLTAKGADHGNYQPAQEALDAFVRTTRLRFKEGSDSGGAKAYFDLGSKVVDAVGQYQKDISTALQLNLENRLAALQREVQITLALSTVAVFGLLYAIFSFNVSFLADLRQVLRFMEETASGNMRFIARIRGNDELSDMSHSMAVMVNNISVMVASVRSNAALVAAAGDGLVASSASLSDRTEQQAANLEETSASVQEVSTTVRDNANAAVQSDTAAQQVSKTAESGATEMSHAISSIEAIEASTRRMDEIVGVIDGLAFQTNILALNAAVEAARAGESGRGFAVVATEVRSLAQRSAASAKEIRQLITTSTAQVAAGVQQIRTAAKNITAIADGVRGVAGNMSLISASSAEQSASLAEITTAIRQLDEITQQNASMVEQAVNQATALQTRASVLADAVSVFKLQQGSADEARHLVDRALDLRRSSGSRDSFIREVTAQHSGLFDRDMYVFVLDRNGQYLAFAGNQAKVGTRVQDVAGIDGNALIDSIIHQAEANPGWVEYEIANPLTGQVQTKMSYVLKVDDVYVGCGVYKSLMSSL; via the coding sequence ATGAGCTTTGTGAAGTTGCTAGGCCCCGGTATGTGGGCTATGCGCAAGATGCGCTTTGGCGTCAAGCTCGCCCTGTTGGCACTGATTGTTTTGATTCCGTTGGTGTTTATCGTTTACCAACAGGTCAAAACGGTTTACGCCAGTATCTTGATTACCAAGTCTGAGATCGCAGGGACGACCGTGCTGACTGACATCACGGAGCTTGCGCGACTGGTCCAAGCCCACAGGGGGCAGACCAACATGAAGCTGCTGGGGGGCGACTCTGTGGTGGTGCCCATCGACAAAACCCGCAGTGCATTGACTGAGGCAGCCGCGCGAGTGAACGGGCACACAGAATTACTACCTGCAGATTGGGCTCAAACCAAGGGACGACTGGATGGCCTGTTTGCCAACTTGGCAGGCAAAAGCGTGTCGGAGAGCTTTTCGATGCACTCTGCGTTGGTCGCCGAGCTGATAAAGACGAGTTACCAAGTAGCTGACGCTTCGGGTTTGCTATACGACCCGGACCCGGCAGCTTTTTTGCAAATGGAGTTGATTGTTTATCGGCTTATTCCTTTGCGCGAGGCGGTAGGGATTGTGCGGGGAACAGGGGCTGGACTATTGAGTGAAGAGACGCTGGATGAAAAAGGTTTGGGCCGAATTCAAACCTTACTCGACAGTTTGCTAGAAAAGCGTCGCGAAGTTGAATTGCCGGTCTCGCTACTTACCGCCAAAGGCGCTGACCATGGCAACTATCAACCGGCGCAAGAGGCACTGGACGCGTTTGTCCGGACCACGCGCCTGCGGTTTAAGGAGGGGTCTGACTCCGGTGGGGCCAAAGCATATTTCGATCTTGGCAGCAAAGTGGTAGACGCCGTAGGCCAGTACCAGAAAGACATCAGCACGGCCCTCCAACTGAACCTCGAAAACCGTCTTGCAGCACTGCAGCGGGAAGTCCAGATCACATTGGCCCTCAGCACAGTCGCAGTTTTTGGCTTGCTTTACGCGATTTTCTCTTTTAACGTGAGTTTCTTGGCTGACTTGCGGCAGGTTCTGCGCTTTATGGAGGAAACCGCAAGCGGAAACATGCGATTTATTGCCCGAATACGTGGCAATGATGAGTTGTCGGACATGAGTCACTCCATGGCGGTGATGGTGAACAACATTTCGGTCATGGTGGCAAGTGTTAGAAGTAATGCAGCATTGGTTGCCGCTGCGGGCGACGGATTGGTCGCTTCCAGCGCCAGCCTCTCAGACCGCACAGAGCAGCAAGCTGCAAATTTGGAAGAAACTTCTGCAAGCGTTCAGGAGGTGTCCACAACGGTAAGGGACAACGCAAATGCAGCAGTCCAGTCAGACACAGCTGCCCAGCAAGTGAGCAAAACGGCTGAGAGTGGGGCGACTGAAATGTCTCACGCTATTTCCTCCATTGAAGCCATTGAAGCCAGCACCCGCCGTATGGATGAAATCGTGGGCGTGATTGATGGTCTGGCGTTCCAGACCAATATTCTGGCGCTCAACGCAGCCGTAGAAGCTGCACGAGCAGGCGAGTCTGGCCGTGGCTTCGCTGTGGTGGCGACGGAGGTCCGTTCGCTTGCCCAACGTTCTGCCGCTTCTGCCAAGGAAATTCGCCAGCTCATCACCACCTCTACTGCTCAAGTGGCAGCGGGTGTACAGCAAATTCGCACCGCTGCGAAGAACATCACTGCGATCGCTGACGGAGTGCGCGGCGTTGCGGGCAATATGTCCTTGATCTCCGCGTCCAGCGCGGAACAAAGTGCCAGCCTGGCGGAAATCACCACCGCCATCCGCCAGTTGGATGAGATTACCCAGCAAAACGCCTCCATGGTGGAGCAGGCGGTGAACCAAGCGACCGCGCTGCAGACCCGCGCCAGCGTGTTGGCCGATGCGGTGTCGGTGTTCAAGCTTCAGCAGGGTTCTGCGGACGAGGCGCGTCATTTGGTGGACCGTGCATTGGACTTGCGTCGCAGCAGCGGTAGCCGGGACAGCTTTATCCGCGAAGTGACGGCCCAGCACTCCGGTTTGTTTGACCGTGACATGTACGTGTTCGTGCTGGACCGCAATGGGCAGTACCTCGCATTTGCAGGCAATCAGGCCAAGGTCGGCACCCGGGTGCAGGATGTCGCCGGCATTGATGGCAATGCCTTGATCGACTCCATCATCCACCAGGCGGAAGCAAATCCGGGTTGGGTGGAGTACGAGATCGCCAACCCGCTCACCGGCCAGGTGCAAACCAAGATGTCTTACGTGCTGAAGGTAGACGATGTCTACGTGGGCTGCGGTGTCTACAAGAGCCTGATGAGCAGTCTTTGA
- the rsxB gene encoding electron transport complex subunit RsxB, with protein MSTVPEAAPALAQQLLDALPQTQCTRCGYPDCAAYAGAMARGEAPINQCPPGGAEGIARLAAITGQPVIPLNPEFGMEAPRTVVFIDEDWCIGCTLCIKACPTDAIIGSNKRMHTVIEPHCTGCELCLPVCPVDCIMVETVSGERTGWAAWSPEEAANARQRYESRQVRQARETEEHAQAMEAKARMKLADLPAHSQHTDPAILDKKRAVIEAALARARARKATPGTGS; from the coding sequence GTGAGTACCGTCCCGGAGGCTGCGCCAGCGTTGGCGCAGCAGCTTCTGGACGCACTGCCGCAAACCCAGTGCACCCGCTGCGGTTACCCCGATTGCGCCGCTTATGCCGGCGCCATGGCACGTGGTGAAGCCCCCATCAACCAATGCCCGCCCGGCGGTGCAGAGGGCATTGCACGTCTGGCTGCCATCACCGGCCAACCCGTCATTCCGCTGAATCCGGAATTCGGGATGGAGGCGCCACGCACCGTGGTGTTCATCGATGAAGACTGGTGCATTGGCTGCACCCTGTGCATCAAGGCCTGCCCCACCGATGCCATCATCGGCAGCAACAAGCGCATGCACACGGTGATCGAGCCTCACTGCACCGGCTGTGAGCTATGCCTTCCCGTGTGCCCGGTGGATTGCATCATGGTAGAAACCGTTTCCGGCGAACGTACCGGTTGGGCGGCATGGAGCCCCGAAGAAGCCGCCAACGCTCGCCAACGTTATGAGAGCCGGCAGGTGCGGCAAGCGCGCGAAACGGAAGAACATGCCCAGGCGATGGAGGCCAAAGCCCGCATGAAGCTGGCTGACCTGCCCGCCCATTCCCAGCACACCGATCCGGCTATCCTGGACAAAAAACGGGCGGTGATCGAGGCGGCCCTCGCCAGGGCGCGCGCCCGCAAAGCCACACCCGGCACGGGCAGTTGA
- a CDS encoding polyhydroxyalkanoate depolymerase, with translation MLYQLYETQRSLMEPFSDLALAAAKLYSNPLSLAGQSPFAQRLSASYDLMHRLGKDYEKPEFGLRTIDVDGVDIAIHERVEIAKPFCELRRFKRFTDDTATLEKIKGQPVVLIVAPLSGHYATLLRDTVKTMLKDHKVYITDWKNARLVPLSDGEFHLDDYVNYVQEFIRHVQGKYGNCHVMSVCQPTVPVLAAVSLMASRGETTPLTMTMMGGPIDARKSPTAVNNLAMNKSHSWFENNVIYRVPSSFPGAGRRVYPGFLQHTGFVAMNPDHHAKSHYDYFKDLIKGDDASAEAHRKFYDEYNAVLDMDADYYLETIRVVFQDFALVSGTWDVRSEKGKIERVKPSDITTTALLSVEGELDDISGSGQTRAVHDICSGVPKSLQKHYEAMGAGHYGIFSGRRWRDMVYPQVKAFIKSHDKPTSAPKAVKVTAAAPAAASEAKVTPAPAKTARAATKKVASKRVSTAK, from the coding sequence ATGCTGTACCAGCTCTACGAAACCCAACGTTCCCTGATGGAGCCGTTTTCCGATCTGGCACTGGCAGCGGCCAAGCTGTATAGCAATCCGCTGTCTCTGGCCGGACAAAGCCCGTTCGCCCAGCGCCTGTCAGCCAGCTACGACCTGATGCACCGCTTGGGCAAGGACTACGAAAAACCCGAGTTCGGCCTGCGCACCATTGACGTCGATGGCGTGGACATCGCCATCCATGAGCGCGTGGAGATCGCCAAGCCCTTCTGTGAATTGCGTCGTTTCAAGCGCTTTACCGATGACACCGCGACCCTGGAAAAAATCAAGGGTCAGCCGGTGGTGCTGATCGTTGCGCCATTGTCGGGCCACTACGCGACCTTGCTGCGCGACACCGTCAAAACCATGCTCAAGGACCACAAGGTCTACATCACCGACTGGAAAAATGCCCGTTTGGTGCCCCTGTCGGATGGCGAATTCCACCTGGATGACTACGTTAACTACGTGCAGGAGTTCATCCGCCACGTGCAAGGCAAGTACGGCAATTGCCACGTCATGAGCGTGTGCCAGCCGACCGTGCCCGTGCTGGCCGCGGTGTCGCTGATGGCCAGCCGCGGTGAGACCACGCCGCTGACCATGACCATGATGGGCGGACCCATCGACGCCCGCAAATCCCCCACAGCGGTGAACAACCTGGCCATGAACAAGAGCCACAGCTGGTTCGAGAACAATGTGATTTACCGCGTGCCCAGCAGCTTCCCGGGTGCGGGGCGCCGCGTCTACCCCGGCTTTTTGCAGCACACCGGCTTCGTGGCCATGAACCCCGACCACCACGCCAAGAGCCATTACGACTATTTCAAAGACCTGATCAAGGGCGACGACGCATCCGCCGAAGCCCACCGCAAGTTCTACGACGAGTACAACGCCGTGTTGGACATGGACGCCGACTACTACCTGGAGACCATCCGCGTCGTGTTCCAGGACTTTGCGCTGGTCAGCGGCACCTGGGATGTACGAAGCGAAAAGGGCAAGATCGAACGGGTCAAGCCCTCAGACATCACCACCACGGCTCTCTTGTCGGTTGAAGGTGAGTTGGACGACATCTCGGGCTCCGGTCAGACCCGTGCAGTGCACGACATCTGCAGCGGCGTCCCCAAGTCGCTACAAAAGCACTATGAGGCCATGGGCGCCGGTCACTACGGCATCTTTTCCGGTCGCCGTTGGCGCGATATGGTGTACCCGCAGGTCAAGGCCTTCATCAAGAGCCACGACAAGCCCACGAGCGCACCCAAAGCCGTGAAGGTCACTGCGGCAGCCCCGGCAGCGGCTTCTGAAGCAAAAGTGACTCCAGCGCCCGCCAAGACTGCGCGAGCAGCTACCAAAAAAGTAGCAAGCAAGCGGGTCAGCACCGCCAAGTGA